One part of the Desulfonema ishimotonii genome encodes these proteins:
- a CDS encoding transposase family protein yields MLTYEKLSRKPGTFRRLTGVSVGVFSEMAGKVGPLWEKRRNNYNRGGRNHALPGVENHLLAMLIYHSCYVTYEFMGFFFDCDETTVMRAVRRIEKMAIRVIHIEKKT; encoded by the coding sequence TTGCTGACATATGAGAAATTATCACGAAAGCCCGGCACATTCAGGCGGCTGACCGGAGTCAGCGTCGGTGTTTTTTCCGAAATGGCCGGAAAAGTCGGCCCGCTGTGGGAAAAAAGGCGGAACAACTATAATAGGGGCGGCAGAAATCATGCCTTGCCCGGTGTTGAAAACCACCTCCTCGCCATGCTGATTTACCACAGCTGTTATGTGACTTACGAATTTATGGGATTTTTCTTTGATTGTGACGAAACCACCGTGATGCGGGCGGTAAGGCGGATTGAAAAGATGGCCATCCGGGTGATTCATATTGAGAAAAAAACGTGA
- a CDS encoding helix-turn-helix domain-containing protein, whose protein sequence is MYLTYIILRPHPYEEAVKRGERKRKRGGGRKGVLPTIDDKLLFILYYLKSYPTFDVTSSVFNMSRSKACENFHKLLPVLHETLSRIGVLPHRNFKNVKKMKEIFKNIEQIIIDATERPHHRPKNNEKQSSMYSGKKKNMP, encoded by the coding sequence ATATATTTAACATACATAATACTGAGGCCACACCCTTACGAAGAGGCCGTTAAACGCGGGGAGCGTAAAAGAAAAAGAGGGGGCGGCCGTAAGGGAGTACTTCCGACAATCGACGATAAATTACTGTTTATCCTTTATTATCTGAAAAGTTATCCGACATTTGATGTCACTTCGTCTGTTTTCAATATGTCGCGTTCCAAGGCATGTGAGAATTTTCATAAACTGCTTCCCGTCCTTCACGAAACTCTCTCCCGTATCGGCGTTTTGCCGCACCGCAACTTCAAAAATGTCAAAAAAATGAAAGAAATATTTAAAAATATTGAACAAATTATTATTGATGCAACGGAAAGGCCTCATCACCGCCCGAAAAACAATGAGAAACAGTCCTCCATGTATAGTGGTAAGAAAAAAAACATGCCATGA
- a CDS encoding transposase family protein has product MTEEQKEENRNLSRQRIFVENAIGGMKKFNILNFVFRNKKENFGDDVIALCAGLWNMAIIN; this is encoded by the coding sequence CTGACTGAGGAACAAAAAGAGGAAAATCGCAATTTAAGCAGACAGAGAATATTTGTCGAAAATGCAATCGGAGGAATGAAGAAATTTAATATTCTGAATTTTGTATTTAGAAATAAGAAAGAGAACTTTGGAGATGATGTCATTGCTTTGTGCGCCGGACTATGGAATATGGCAATTATTAACTGA